A window of Microcystis aeruginosa FD4 contains these coding sequences:
- a CDS encoding FHA domain-containing protein — translation MIVCPNCEHTNPDEASQCEACYTPLPRMSSCPSCGATIQTDATFCGQCGYNLQPNSVPMVAAEAEPEPEPEPVPPVPTATVASIAPPPVAPPPVPAATRLQTEIASLQHLQTDSKIELPLHLSVIHIGKPNDRIPPDIDVSGFPDSDIVSRVHADIRVEAGIYYLEDTGSANGTYVNHNPLPPGNRHRLRAGDRISLGKGDKMTFIFQMS, via the coding sequence ATGATCGTTTGTCCTAATTGCGAACATACTAACCCCGATGAGGCCAGTCAATGCGAGGCCTGTTACACTCCCTTGCCGCGGATGTCTTCCTGTCCTAGTTGTGGGGCAACCATCCAAACTGATGCCACCTTTTGCGGTCAGTGTGGCTACAATTTACAGCCTAATTCCGTTCCCATGGTGGCAGCCGAGGCCGAACCGGAACCGGAACCGGAACCCGTCCCACCAGTCCCTACAGCCACCGTCGCCTCGATCGCACCTCCTCCTGTTGCTCCTCCACCGGTTCCGGCTGCCACCCGCTTACAGACGGAAATAGCTAGTCTCCAGCACCTGCAAACCGATAGCAAAATTGAATTACCCCTACATCTATCGGTAATTCATATCGGCAAACCTAACGATCGCATTCCCCCCGATATCGATGTTTCCGGTTTTCCCGATTCTGATATCGTCTCCCGGGTTCATGCCGATATCCGCGTCGAAGCGGGCATCTATTACCTTGAAGACACCGGCAGCGCCAACGGAACCTACGTTAATCACAATCCCCTACCCCCCGGCAATCGTCATCGTCTCCGGGCTGGCGATCGCATTTCCCTCGGTAAAGGGGACAAAATGACTTTTATTTTCCAAATGTCTTAA
- the pgl gene encoding 6-phosphogluconolactonase produces the protein MQKLVEVLADKQALIAKSLALVLEKITTSLDQQDYFTIALSGGSTPKPLYEALSSQPLDWSKIHVFWGDERYVSPDHPDSNQRMARLAWLDRIPIPAANIHPMPTDDPDPQLAAQKYDDHLRQWFGVNSPDFPVFDLILLGMGDDGHTASLFPHTAALTVSDRCITVGEKDGNPRLTFTVPLINHARCVIFIAAGESKRPALHEIFSAYGDSFSYPSRLIHPPAGELYWLLDAAAGSSFV, from the coding sequence ATGCAGAAATTGGTGGAAGTTTTAGCTGATAAACAAGCTCTGATCGCAAAATCTCTGGCGCTGGTTCTGGAAAAAATCACAACCAGCCTCGACCAACAGGACTATTTTACCATCGCTCTTTCCGGCGGTAGTACCCCGAAACCTCTCTACGAAGCTTTATCCTCTCAACCCCTCGACTGGTCAAAAATTCACGTTTTCTGGGGAGATGAACGCTACGTTAGTCCCGATCATCCCGACAGTAATCAACGCATGGCCCGGTTAGCATGGCTCGATCGCATACCGATCCCGGCCGCTAATATTCATCCTATGCCCACGGATGACCCCGATCCCCAGCTGGCCGCCCAAAAATACGATGATCATCTCCGCCAATGGTTTGGGGTCAATTCTCCCGATTTTCCGGTTTTTGACCTGATTTTATTGGGAATGGGCGATGATGGTCACACTGCCTCTCTCTTTCCCCACACGGCAGCTTTAACGGTGAGCGATCGCTGTATCACCGTCGGCGAGAAAGACGGCAATCCCCGCTTAACTTTTACCGTTCCCCTGATCAATCATGCCCGTTGTGTGATCTTTATCGCTGCTGGCGAAAGTAAACGCCCCGCTCTACATGAGATTTTCTCTGCTTATGGTGACTCTTTCTCCTATCCTTCCCGTCTCATCCACCCCCCGGCCGGGGAATTATATTGGTTACTCGATGCGGCCGCTGGTTCCTCTTTTGTCTAG
- a CDS encoding HpsJ family protein — translation MNSFTSLSLKLTGLVFIISFLLDGFILPLPYRFNQSQWQVGFVTTFVDRGIVPLLGIVLVLIAYWIDANNKDVIPRKSRFELRWPIFIFSTLLGLVFLLMIPVHINNINQIKNNALTQIEQGVDQGEGQIQAFLAQLNTLSQNPQLLEQQISQRNQVIETGRFQGQPISTEQLQTLRQQRDQLTNLRDLSKKPKEFKQGLDDIKNRLQTQLQDRQKQAESQANLEALKQWLRIGIQSMLLSICYSLIGWLGIRELGSVKKRTA, via the coding sequence ATGAACAGCTTTACTTCTTTGTCCCTGAAATTAACGGGATTGGTTTTCATTATTTCCTTCCTTTTGGATGGGTTTATCCTGCCGCTGCCCTATCGATTCAATCAATCCCAATGGCAGGTAGGGTTCGTCACCACCTTTGTCGATCGAGGAATTGTTCCTCTTCTGGGTATCGTTCTCGTTTTAATCGCTTACTGGATTGACGCTAACAATAAAGATGTCATTCCTAGAAAATCCCGCTTTGAATTGCGTTGGCCGATCTTTATTTTTTCCACACTGTTAGGTTTAGTTTTTCTGTTGATGATTCCTGTTCACATCAATAATATCAACCAGATTAAAAACAACGCTTTGACTCAAATTGAACAGGGTGTTGACCAAGGGGAGGGACAAATTCAGGCTTTCTTAGCCCAGTTAAATACGCTATCGCAAAATCCCCAACTATTAGAACAGCAGATCTCTCAGAGAAATCAAGTAATTGAAACTGGTCGTTTCCAAGGACAACCGATCAGCACAGAACAGTTACAGACCCTCCGTCAACAAAGAGACCAATTAACTAATTTACGGGATTTATCCAAAAAACCGAAGGAGTTTAAACAGGGATTAGATGATATCAAAAATCGGCTACAAACTCAGCTGCAAGATCGACAAAAACAGGCGGAAAGTCAAGCTAACTTGGAGGCTTTGAAACAGTGGTTAAGAATTGGTATTCAAAGTATGTTGCTATCGATTTGCTATAGTTTGATCGGTTGGTTAGGCATTCGAGAACTAGGTAGTGTGAAAAAACGCACTGCCTAA
- a CDS encoding sugar transferase: MTANSQLISVKALQALMKRGFKPSVSGRRHQKSWLIALDGDTSKRLFDIVFSLSVLIFFSPLYLILALLIAISSPGPIFYVQKRVGQNFQHFNCIKFRTMVMDADKVLERLMEDSPQLRAEFEDNFKLKDDPRITWIGKFLRLTSLDEFPQFWNVLRGDMSVVGPRPLVPEELQKYGNRIDKVLTIRPGLTGLWQVSGRNDIPYPMRVQMDVYYVNSRNWLTDIWVVFKTIGVVVFPKNNGAY, from the coding sequence ATGACTGCTAATAGCCAACTTATCTCCGTCAAGGCTCTACAAGCTTTGATGAAGCGAGGGTTCAAACCTTCGGTCTCCGGTAGACGGCATCAAAAATCTTGGTTAATAGCTTTAGACGGCGATACCTCAAAACGATTATTCGATATCGTTTTCTCCCTATCGGTTCTAATTTTCTTTTCGCCGCTTTATTTAATCTTAGCCTTATTGATCGCGATTAGTTCCCCCGGTCCGATCTTCTATGTGCAGAAGCGCGTCGGTCAAAACTTCCAGCATTTCAACTGTATCAAGTTCCGTACTATGGTAATGGATGCGGATAAGGTATTAGAGAGACTGATGGAAGACTCCCCCCAACTGCGGGCGGAATTCGAGGATAATTTCAAGCTTAAGGACGATCCCCGCATAACTTGGATTGGCAAATTTCTCCGCTTAACCAGTTTAGACGAGTTTCCCCAATTCTGGAACGTCCTGCGAGGAGATATGAGCGTCGTCGGTCCGCGGCCTTTAGTTCCCGAAGAATTGCAGAAATATGGCAATCGCATCGACAAAGTTTTAACTATTCGCCCCGGTTTAACTGGTTTATGGCAAGTTTCTGGACGTAATGACATTCCCTATCCCATGCGCGTGCAGATGGATGTGTATTACGTTAATTCCCGTAACTGGTTAACCGATATCTGGGTAGTCTTCAAAACTATCGGTGTTGTGGTTTTTCCCAAGAATAATGGTGCTTACTAA
- a CDS encoding NADH-quinone oxidoreductase subunit K, with the protein MTIPLLELFVFATVLCGFLGTFLKKNLIMKIIAMDVMSTGVIAYYVVIASRDGLFTPILGTVKQQNYADPVPQAVILTAIVIGFSIQALMLVGVMKLAKDHPTLDSAEIEKNNTP; encoded by the coding sequence GTGACGATTCCCCTGCTAGAGTTGTTTGTATTCGCCACCGTTTTGTGCGGATTTTTAGGAACATTCCTGAAAAAAAACTTAATCATGAAGATTATCGCCATGGATGTCATGAGTACGGGCGTTATCGCCTACTATGTGGTGATAGCTTCTCGTGACGGTTTATTTACTCCCATCCTCGGTACAGTTAAACAGCAAAATTACGCCGATCCTGTACCCCAAGCAGTGATTTTAACAGCGATCGTCATCGGTTTTTCCATTCAGGCGTTAATGCTGGTGGGAGTAATGAAATTAGCCAAAGATCACCCCACCCTAGACAGTGCTGAGATAGAAAAAAATAACACACCATGA
- a CDS encoding cation:proton antiporter: MNTLTIAWISLPFLIGFIIYLLPRLDKYLALATTIISLAYSLLLFSQSSPITLNLLDNYGVRLVADQLSAYFILTNALVTMAVIFYNWESSKTAFFYAQAIILHGSINSVFVCEDFISVYVALEVISIAAFLVIAYPRSDRSLWVALRYLFISNVAMLFYLIGAVLVYKANNSFAFAGLKGAPPEALALIFMGLLVKGGIFVSGLWLPMTHSESETSVSALMSGVVVKAGIFPLLRCALILEDLDPLIRLLGVLTAIFGVSYAVFEKDSKRMLAFHTISQLGFILAAPVVSGFYALTHGLVKSCLFLLAGVLPSRNFKELQQQSIPNSLWIALVVASFSISGFPLLSGFGAKALTMKNLVPWQKIMINLVAVGTAISFAKFIFLPHAGGESKQKLTIGFWIAIILLLAALFLSNAVYVEAYNLPSIIKALAVIGAGWWLYLVVFKKLSLKLSRAWEQFDNIVGMMSIMLVLLFWMVLA, translated from the coding sequence ATGAATACTTTAACGATCGCTTGGATAAGTTTACCCTTTTTGATCGGCTTTATCATCTATTTATTGCCGCGATTAGACAAATATCTGGCTCTCGCCACTACTATTATCTCTCTGGCCTATTCTCTCCTTCTATTTAGCCAATCCTCCCCCATAACCCTCAACCTCCTAGATAATTATGGCGTGAGACTGGTAGCCGATCAGTTAAGTGCCTATTTTATCCTCACTAATGCCCTGGTGACGATGGCAGTTATTTTTTATAACTGGGAAAGTAGCAAAACCGCCTTTTTTTACGCCCAAGCTATCATTCTCCACGGTAGCATTAATTCTGTCTTCGTCTGTGAAGATTTTATTAGCGTTTACGTTGCCCTAGAAGTAATTAGTATTGCCGCTTTTCTGGTGATTGCCTATCCTCGCAGCGATCGCTCTCTCTGGGTTGCCCTGCGTTATCTGTTTATCAGCAATGTGGCGATGTTATTTTACCTCATTGGCGCAGTTTTGGTCTATAAAGCCAATAATTCCTTTGCTTTTGCCGGTTTAAAGGGCGCACCTCCCGAAGCCTTGGCTTTAATCTTCATGGGATTATTAGTCAAAGGGGGAATCTTTGTCTCGGGATTATGGCTACCGATGACACACTCGGAATCGGAAACCTCCGTTTCGGCGCTGATGTCGGGGGTGGTGGTAAAAGCTGGCATTTTTCCCCTCCTGCGCTGTGCTTTAATCCTAGAGGATTTGGATCCCCTAATTCGGCTTTTAGGGGTGCTAACGGCGATTTTTGGCGTATCCTACGCAGTGTTTGAAAAGGATAGCAAGCGGATGTTAGCCTTCCATACTATTTCCCAATTAGGTTTTATTTTAGCCGCCCCGGTAGTCAGTGGTTTTTATGCCCTTACCCACGGTTTAGTTAAATCTTGCCTATTTCTGTTAGCGGGAGTTTTACCCAGTCGCAATTTTAAAGAATTACAGCAACAATCGATTCCTAATTCCCTCTGGATTGCCCTAGTGGTTGCTAGTTTTTCTATCTCTGGATTCCCCCTATTATCCGGTTTTGGGGCGAAAGCGTTAACGATGAAAAATTTAGTCCCTTGGCAAAAAATTATGATCAATCTTGTGGCTGTGGGGACGGCGATTTCCTTTGCTAAATTTATCTTTTTACCCCACGCGGGTGGCGAAAGTAAACAGAAGCTAACTATCGGTTTCTGGATAGCAATAATTCTACTCCTTGCCGCCCTATTTTTATCCAATGCTGTCTATGTTGAAGCTTATAATCTCCCCAGTATTATCAAAGCTTTAGCCGTCATCGGTGCCGGGTGGTGGTTATATCTGGTAGTTTTCAAAAAGTTATCCCTAAAATTATCACGAGCTTGGGAACAATTTGATAATATCGTCGGTATGATGAGTATAATGTTAGTTCTATTATTTTGGATGGTATTGGCATGA
- a CDS encoding Na+/H+ antiporter subunit E translates to MIGHIILRLTMWFLLTANFTPANIMIGVAIAFLLPRNFASSETLGDWLKVIIKVFMAIPQAYKEAFEIIFRPHKEEEIILERISGKRSPRLAFWDIFLITFTPKTIVTEYKENEGYEVHVIKRSQQG, encoded by the coding sequence ATGATTGGACATATAATTCTGCGTTTAACTATGTGGTTTTTGCTCACCGCTAATTTTACCCCTGCTAATATTATGATCGGGGTGGCTATTGCTTTTCTTTTGCCCCGTAATTTCGCCTCTAGCGAAACTTTAGGCGATTGGTTAAAGGTAATAATTAAAGTTTTTATGGCTATTCCCCAAGCTTATAAAGAAGCGTTTGAAATTATCTTTCGTCCCCACAAGGAAGAAGAAATTATTTTAGAGAGAATTTCGGGTAAACGTTCACCCAGATTAGCTTTTTGGGATATATTTCTCATTACCTTTACCCCGAAAACTATTGTCACCGAATACAAGGAAAATGAGGGTTATGAAGTTCATGTAATTAAACGGAGTCAACAGGGATGA
- a CDS encoding monovalent cation/H(+) antiporter subunit G, with protein sequence MINILSYICIAIGVFFWFWGTAHLLDKRSVLYKLHGLSVADTLGSMAIIFGLLLKVPQNWPLLLLAIISLAIWNTMLGYVLAYTSSERE encoded by the coding sequence ATGATTAACATTTTGAGTTATATCTGTATCGCTATCGGAGTTTTTTTCTGGTTTTGGGGAACGGCGCATCTTTTAGACAAGCGCTCGGTATTATATAAATTACACGGTCTATCTGTCGCTGATACATTAGGTTCCATGGCGATTATTTTCGGGCTACTTTTGAAAGTTCCCCAAAATTGGCCTTTATTATTATTGGCAATAATTTCCTTAGCAATTTGGAACACCATGTTAGGCTACGTTTTAGCTTATACTTCTAGCGAGCGAGAGTAA
- a CDS encoding DUF4040 domain-containing protein produces MNESYLYVIVALLPLTAAMVMLQSNPYQALVIRGVLGAIAALVYALLGAADVSLTEALMGTMLAVTLYAVAIRSSLVMRLGVIAEETDTVLEQLKTQLQTVLSKRFMRLELVAYSDKQALQQALMDKDVHAVCIRQNNPETIPYETTIRLPYLYDIFKNELTAANTILTCIETPKLEEKH; encoded by the coding sequence ATGAATGAAAGTTATCTCTATGTTATTGTTGCCCTCTTGCCTTTAACTGCGGCGATGGTGATGTTACAATCCAATCCCTACCAAGCTCTAGTAATTCGTGGGGTTTTAGGGGCAATAGCAGCCCTAGTTTATGCTTTATTAGGGGCAGCAGATGTGTCTTTAACCGAAGCTTTAATGGGAACCATGTTAGCCGTAACTCTCTACGCGGTGGCGATTCGTTCCTCTTTAGTGATGCGTTTAGGAGTAATTGCCGAGGAAACCGATACAGTTTTAGAACAGTTAAAAACTCAACTACAAACGGTTTTAAGTAAACGTTTTATGCGTTTAGAATTAGTTGCCTACAGTGATAAACAAGCTTTGCAACAGGCACTTATGGATAAGGATGTTCATGCCGTCTGTATCCGTCAAAACAACCCGGAAACTATCCCCTACGAAACCACAATTAGATTACCCTATCTCTACGATATTTTTAAAAATGAATTAACGGCAGCCAACACGATTTTAACCTGTATTGAAACCCCAAAATTAGAGGAGAAACA